A region of Betaproteobacteria bacterium DNA encodes the following proteins:
- a CDS encoding 4a-hydroxytetrahydrobiopterin dehydratase: MDAQVCDLTARKCKPCEGGVPKLPDDEIQALLAQLDDWSYREGALVKAYAFRNYHETMAFVNATAWISHREDHHPDLAVGYNRCEVRYWTHAIGGLSENDFICAAKIDALFSL, from the coding sequence ATGGATGCCCAGGTGTGTGACCTCACCGCGCGCAAGTGCAAACCCTGTGAAGGGGGTGTGCCGAAACTCCCGGATGACGAGATCCAGGCGCTGCTCGCGCAGCTGGACGATTGGTCGTATCGCGAGGGCGCGCTAGTCAAGGCGTACGCGTTTCGCAACTACCATGAAACGATGGCGTTCGTGAATGCGACGGCATGGATCTCCCATCGCGAGGATCACCATCCCGATCTTGCCGTCGGTTACAACCGCTGCGAGGTTCGCTACTGGACGCACGCCATCGGCGGGCTCTCGGAGAACGACTTCATCTGCGCCGCCAAGATCGACGCATTGTTCAGCCTGTGA